The Argentina anserina chromosome 3, drPotAnse1.1, whole genome shotgun sequence genome includes a region encoding these proteins:
- the LOC126785954 gene encoding 3-oxoacyl-[acyl-carrier-protein] synthase I, chloroplastic, protein MQAIQSSTLRPAPLDPLRKRAHFPNLTPNPAPRRVSFISASSTATAPTREKDPKKRVVITGLGCVSVFGNDVNAYYDKLLAGESGVGPIDRFDASKFPTRFGGQIRGFTSEGYIDGKNDRRLDDCLRYAIVAGKKALEDADLGTDNRPKLDKLRAGVLVGSGMGGLTVFSDGVHALIDKGHRKITPFFIPYAITNMGSALLAIDLGFMGPNYSISTACATSNYCFYAAANHIRRGEADLMIAGGTEAALIPIGLGGFVACRALSQRNDDPKTASRPWDKDRDGFVMGEGAGILVMESLEHAMKRGAPIIAEYLGGAINCDAYHMTDPRADGLGVSTCIERSLEDAGVSPEEVNYINAHATSTLAGDLAEINAIKKVFKNTKEIKINATKSMIGHCLGASGGLEAIATVKAIQTGWLHPSINQFNPEPSVEFDTVANVKQQHEVNVGISNSFGFGGHNSVVAFSAFKP, encoded by the exons ATGCAGGCCATCCAATCCTCCACACTCCGACCCGCCCCGCTCGACCCGCTCCGCAAACGGGCCCACTTCCCCAACCTCACTCCCAACCCCGCCCCCAGACGCGTCTCCTTCATTTCCGCCTCCTCCACCGCCACCGCCCCCACGCGCGAGAAGGACCCCAAGAAGCGCGTCGTCATCACCGGCCTCGGCTGCGTCTCCGTCTTCGGCAACGACGTTAACGCCTACTACGACAAGCTCCTCGCCGGCGAGAGCGGCGTCGGCCCCATCGACCGGTTTGATGCTTCCAAGTTCCCCACCAGGTTCGGCGGCCAGATCCGAGGATTCACCTCCGAGGGCTACATTGACGGCAAGAACGATCGCCGCCTCGACGATTGCCTCCGCTACGCCATTGTTGCCGGCAAGAAAGCTCTCGAAGATGCTGATCTCGGCACCGATAACCGCCCCAAG CTGGATAAGTTGAGGGCCGGTGTGCTAGTTGGATCAGGGATGGGTGGTCTTACTGTGTTTTCGGATGGTGTTCATGCACTAATAGATAAAGGTCACAGGAAGATTACCCCTTTCTTCATTCCCTATGCTATTACGAACATGGGATCTGCTCTTCTTGCGATTGATCTGGGTTTCATGGGGCCGAATTATTCAATTTCGACTGCTTGCGCTACTTCGAATTACTGTTTCTATGCTGCGGCAAACCACATTCGTCGGGGCGAAGCTGATTTGATGATTGCTGGGGGGACGGAGGCTGCATTGATTCCCATTGGGCTTGGGGGGTTTGTTGCATGCAGGGCATTGTCTCAGAGAAATGATGATCCGAAAACTGCTTCTAGGCCGTGGGACAAAGATAGGGATGGCTTTGTTATGGGTGAAGGTGCTGGAATATTG GTAATGGAGAGCTTGGAACACGCAATGAAACGAGGTGCACCTATCATTGCTGAGTACTTGGGAGGTGCAATTAACTGTGATGCATATCATATGACTGATCCAAGAGCTGATGGACTTGGCGTATCTACATGCATAGAGAGAAGCCTTGAAGATGCTGGTGTGTCACCTGAAGAG GTTAACTACATCAATGCACATGCAACTTCCACTCTGGCAGGTGACCTGGCTGAGATTAATGCTATAAAGAAAGTGTTCAAGAACACAAAAGAGATAAAAATCAATGCCACTAAG TCTATGATCGGTCACTGCCTTGGTGCTTCTGGGGGTTTGGAAGCTATTGCTACAGTGAAAGCTATACAAACAGGATGGCTTCATCCTTCCATAAACCAATTT AATCCAGAACCTTCAGTTGAGTTTGACACTGTTGCAAATGTAAAGCAGCAGCATGAAGTGAATGTTG GCATATCAAATTCGTTCGGATTTGGAGGACACAACTCTGTGGTTGCGTTTTCAGCGTTCAAGCCTTGA
- the LOC126789619 gene encoding DNA replication licensing factor MCM3: MDISDETRAAHRRELTSFLEDGTYMDDIKAVLNRKDRRLIVNISDLHSYGDLGNNILRNPSDYMQAFNDAATEVASKIDPKYLKSGDQLLVGFNGPFVSRGVTPRDLLSEYIGSMVSVRGIVTKCSLVRPKVVKSVHFCPTTGNFMTREYRDITSNMGLPTGSVYPTRDENGNLLVTEYGMCKYKDHQTLSMQEVPENSAPGQLPRTVDVIVEDDLVDKCKPGDRVAVVGIYKALPGKSKGSVNGVFRTVLIANNVTQLNKEAQSPQYSAEDLTNIKKIAERDDAFDLLGNSLAPSIYGHSWIKKAVILLMLGGVEKNLKNGTHLRGDINMMMVGDPSVAKSQLLRAIMNIAPLAISTTGRGSSGVGLTAAVTSDQETGERRLEAGAMVLADRGVVCIDEFDKMNDQDRVAIHEVMEQQTVTIAKAGIHASLNARCSVVAAANPIYGSYDRSLTPTKNIGLPDSLLSRFDLLFIVLDQMDPDIDRHVSEHVLRMHRYRSVSGGEAMLDANSGYGGEDEVDNDSTVFVKYNRMLHGKKTTRGQKRDTLTIKFLKKYIHYAKHRIQPDLTDEASEQIATAYAELRDASSNAKTGGTLPITARTLETIIRLSTAHAKLKLSRKVTKSDVDAALKVLNFAIYHKELTDMEEREHEREMERNGRDAQHSGENGGSRNRTANRDGAPTDPMDIDDPPTQSAANISSDRGEAFNSLFGGHMREKRLDSISIEEIEMAVNERAVSPYSRAEIIVLLEKLQEDNRVMIADGMVVMIS; encoded by the exons ATGGACATCAGCGATGAAACCAGGGCGGCCCACCGCCGCGAGCTCACTTCCTTCTTGGAAGACGGC ACGTACATGGACGACATCAAGGCCGTCCTCAACCGCAAGGACCGCCGCCTCATCGTCAACATCTCCGATCTCCACTCCTACGGCGACCTCGGCAACAA CATTTTGAGAAATCCGAGTGACTATATGCAAGCATTTAACGACGCGGCGACTGAGGTGGCCAGCAAGATCGATCCTAAGTACTTAAAATCCGGGGATCAGCTCCTCGTGGGCTTTAATGGGCCCTTTGTGTCGCGCGGCGTCACGCCGAGGGATCTTCTCTCTGAGTACATTGGATCCATGGTTTCGGTTCGCGGCATTGTCACCAAAT GTTCTCTTGTGAGGCCGAAAGTTGTTAAGAGTGTTCATTTCTGCCCTACGACCGGAAATTTTATGACTCGTGAGTACCGAGACATTACATCCAACATGGGTCTGCCTACAGGATCAGTTTATCCCACCAGG GATGAAAATGGGAACTTGCTGGTGACCGAGTATGGAATGTGCAAATACAAAGATCATCAGACTTTGTCGATGCAAGAAGTGCCTGAAAACTCGGCTCCTGGTCAGCTTCCGCGAACAGTGGATGTAATAGTTGAGGATGACCTGGTAGATAAGTGCAAACCAGGAGACCGAGTGGCTGTTGTAGGGATTTACAAAGCTCTTCCTGGTAAAAGCAAGGGGAGTGTGAATGGAGTATTCCG GACGGTTCTCATAGCTAACAATGTTACTCAGCTGAACAAAGAGGCACAATCGCCACAGTACAGTGCTGAAGACCTAACGAATATTAAAAAGATAGCTGAGAGAGATGATGCATTTGACCTGCTTGGCAATTCACTTGCACCTTCTATATATGGGCACTCGTGGATAAAGAAAGCAGTGATACTATTAATGCTTGGGGGAGTAGAAAAGAACTTGAAGAATGGCACTCACTTACGAGG TGACATTAACATGATGATGGTTGGTGATCCTTCTGTTGCGAAGTCTCAACTTTTGAGAGCAATTATGAATATTGCTCCATTGGCAATATCAACTACTGGCCGGGGTTCTTCTGGTGTTGGTTTGACAGCTGCTGTTACATCAGATCAAGAGACAG GAGAGAGAAGGCTAGAGGCTGGTGCCATGGTTCTTGCTGACCGCGGCGTTGTCTGTATTGATGAATTTGATAAAATGAATGATCAAGATCGTGTTGCCATACATGAAGTTATGGAACAACAGACTGTTACTATTGCCAAAGCTGGAATCCATGCATCTCTCAACGCGCGGTGCAGTGTGGTGGCTGCTGCAAATCCCATATATGGCTCT TATGATCGTTCATTGACACCAACAAAAAACATCGGACTTCCAGACTCTTTGCTTTCTCGTTTTGATTTGCTGTTTATTGTATTGGATCAAATGGATCCTGATATTGACCGTCATGTCTCGGAGCATGTATTGCGTATGCATCGGTATCGTTCTGTATCTGGAG GTGAAGCAATGCTTGATGCGAACTCAGGATACGGAGGAGAAGATGAAGTTGATAATGACTCCACTGTATTTGTCAAGTATAACCGGATGCTACATGGAAAGAAAACAACTAGGGGACAGAAGCGTGATACCCTCACAATCAAGTTCCTAAAGAAGTACATTCATTATGCAAAGCATAGGATTCAGCCTGATCTGACTGATGAG GCATCTGAACAAATTGCAACAGCATATGCAGAACTTAGAGATGCCAGTTCAAATGCAAAG ACTGGTGGAACTCTTCCAATTACTGCCAGAACTTTAGAAACAATCATTCGTCTCTCAACTGCTCATGCGAAATTGAAGTTGAGCAGAAAG GTCACAAAATCTGATGTTGACGCTGCTCTTAAAGTTTTGAACTTTGCAATATATCACAAAGAGTTGACTGACATGGAGGAACGCGAGCACGAACGAGAAATGGAGAGGAATGGCAGAGATGCTCAACATTCAGGTGAAAATGGTGGCTCTCGCAATAGAACTGCTAATAGAGATGG TGCACCAACTGATCCAATGGACATAGATGACCCTCCCACACAATCGGCTGCGAATATATCTTCTGATAG AGGAGAAGCATTTAATTCTTTATTTGGTGGACATATGCGAGAGAAGCGCTTGGATAGCATATCCATTGAGGAGATTGAGATGGCTGTTAATGAAAGAGCAGTTTCCCCTTACTCAAGGGCAGAGATTATAGTCCTGTTAGAG AAACTTCAAGAGGATAACAGAGTGATGATAGCTGATGGAATGGTTGTTATGATCTCATGA
- the LOC126789620 gene encoding uncharacterized protein At2g34460, chloroplastic, with translation MAAPLPLILRNPSPLFAPIPTNSPLRLPTTHYHRRHCPPLAAAKSFSAISLFSNTTRPLLPILNCSKMEGSQTTGNEITEEVTANTTEASVSGLKKIFVAGATGSTGKRVVEQLLAKGYAVKAGVRDLEKAKTSLPSSNPALQIVKADVTEGSAKLAEAISSDSDAVICATGFSYGWDVLAPWKVDNFGTVNLVDACRKVGVKRFILVSSILVNGASMGQILNPAYIFLNIFGLTLIAKLQAENYIRKSGINYTIIRPGGLRNEPPTGNLVMEPEDTLSGGTISRDLVAEVAIEALVTPEASYKVVEIVSKADAPKHTYDELFGSVKER, from the exons ATGGCAGCTCCGCTGCCTCTCATTCTCAGAAACCCTTCTCCTCTCTTCGCTCCGATCCCGACCAACTCTCCTCTCCGTCTCCCTACCACTCACTACCACCGCCGCCACTGCCCCCCTCTCGCCGCAGCCAAGTCCTTTTCCGCCATTTCACTCTTCTCCAACACCACCAGACCCTTGCTCCCCATCCTCAACTGCTCTAAG ATGGAAGGGAGTCAAACTACTGGGAATGAAATCACGGAGGAAGTTACTGCGAACACAACTGAAGCAAGTGTGTCTGGTTTGAAGAAGATATTTGTGGCTGGTGCTACTGGGAGCACTGGTAAAAGAGTTGTTGAGCAGTTACTGGCTAAGGGTTATGCTGTGAAAGCCGGAGTTCGGGATTTGGAGAAAGCCAAAACTAGTCTTCCCAGCAGTAACCCTGCTCTTCAAATT GTGAAAGCAGATGTGACAGAGGGTTCTGCGAAGTTGGCAGAAGCAATTAGTAGTGATTCGGATGCTGTGATTTGCGCGACGGGGTTTAGCTATGGATGGGATGTTTTGGCTCCATGGAAG GTTGATAACTTTGGGACAGTTAACCTCGTTGATGCATGCCGCAAAGTTGGTGTGAAGAGGTTTATTCTGGTCAGTTCCATTTTAGTCAATGGAGCATCAATGGGGCAGATTCTCAATCCAGCTTACATCTTTCTTAATATATTTGGTCTCACCTTAATCGCAAAGCTTCAGGCAGAGAATTATATCAGGAAGTCTGGTATAAACTACACAATAATAAGGCCTGGTGGGTTGAGAAATGAACCTCCAACAGGAAATCTTGTGATGGAGCCAGAG GACACACTATCAGGAGGCACCATCTCCAGAGATCTGGTTGCAGAAGTAGCTATTGAAGCATTAGTCACTCCTGAAGCATCTTACAAGGTAGTGGAGATAGTTTCCAAAGCTGATGCCCCCAAGCATACATATGACGAACTATTTGGTTCAGTTAAGGAACGGTGA
- the LOC126785901 gene encoding protein SRC2 homolog, with translation MNHAVDFRRRSKTAPAPKLREIEVLIISAQDLKDLKHLTQMRAYAVVYVDKDVHVVRTRVDEHGGTNPTWNEVVRVKFREEMADKEHVLAAVNVDIYAHDHVREKPVGSARVLLCDVL, from the coding sequence ATGAACCACGCGGTTGATTTCCGGCGAAGAAGCAAGACGGCGCCGGCCCCCAAGCTCCGAGAGATAGAGGTTCTTATAATCTCGGCGCAGGACCTCAAGGACTTGAAGCACTTAACGCAAATGAGAGCTTACGCGGTGGTGTACGTCGATAAAGACGTGCACGTGGTGAGGACCCGGGTGGACGAGCACGGCGGCACCAACCCGACGTGGAACGAGGTGGTGAGGGTCAAGTTCCGGGAGGAGATGGCGGACAAGGAGCACGTGCTGGCGGCGGTGAATGTCGACATCTACGCTCACGATCACGTGAGGGAGAAGCCGGTGGGGAGCGCAAGGGTGCTGCTCTGCGACGTTTTGTAG
- the LOC126786809 gene encoding uncharacterized protein At4g18257-like isoform X1: MGEEGEEPKKKRVVVESLGWLTESTIMPKKHRAIAGVGASSIMELKAQLYQSQEDSKKSKDLAGPDVEFHRAKKKITAHDAFSAKNSGVDARAHKDKLELKAVKDGSASYAALEKKAALYEKLARGELSDEEEKEKYCVDFFVKRNEQDEPEQSQHRESSVVAPPENQDGETELSMLFSKKPVGLGQAGATWDNDEHKRFVREVHQEANQAREKASELKVRRQEQATARREKLKQAYIRKQLEKLKAAAPNKKQI; the protein is encoded by the exons ATGGGTGAGGAAGGAGAAGAgccgaagaagaagagagtggTGGTGGAATCACTAGGATGGCTGACGGAGTCGACTATAATGCCCAAGAAGCACCGTGCCATCGCCGGCGTCGGAGCCTCTTCCATCATGGAGCTCAAGGCCCAGCTCTACCAGTCTCAGGAAGATTCCAAGAAGTCCAAGGACCTCGCCGGCCCCGACGTCGAGTTCCACCGCGCCAAGAAGAAGATCACTGCCCACGATGCCTTCTCCGCCAAGAACTCCGGCGTCGACGCCCGGGCCCACAA GGACAAGCTTGAGCTGAAAGCAGTCAAGGATGGATCAGCCAGCTATGCTGCATTGGAGAAGAAAGCTGCATTGTATGAGAAGCTAGCGAGGGGAGAGCTGTCTGATGAGGAAGAGAAGGAAAAGTATTGTGTGGATTTCTTTGTCAAGAGAAATGAGCAGGACGAGCCGGAGCAGAGTCAGCATCGAGAATCGTCTGTTGTTGCGCCACCGGAGAATCAAGATGGCGAGACAGAACTTTCTATGTTGTTTAGCAAGAAACCTGTGGGGCTTGGGCAAGCAGGTGCTACATGGGACAATGATGAACACAAGCGATTTGTGAG GGAAGTTCACCAAGAAGCGAATCAAGCAAGAGAGAAGGCCTCAGAGCTCAAAGTACGCAGGCAAGAACAAGCTACTGCCCGTCGTGAGAAGTTGAAACAAGCGTACATACGGAAGCAGTTAGAGAAACTAAAAGCAGCAGCGCCCAATAAGAAACAGATCTAA
- the LOC126786809 gene encoding uncharacterized protein At4g18257-like isoform X2, which produces MGEEGEEPKKKRVVVESLGWLTESTIMPKKHRAIAGVGASSIMELKAQLYQSQEDSKKSKDLAGPDVEFHRAKKKITAHDAFSAKNSGVDARAHKDKLELKAVKDGSASYAALEKKAALYEKLARGELSDEEEKEKYCVDFFVKRNEQDEPEQSQHRESSVVAPPENQDGETELSMLFSKKPVGLGQAGATWDNDEHKRFVRSRPFYLYMSELLSYM; this is translated from the exons ATGGGTGAGGAAGGAGAAGAgccgaagaagaagagagtggTGGTGGAATCACTAGGATGGCTGACGGAGTCGACTATAATGCCCAAGAAGCACCGTGCCATCGCCGGCGTCGGAGCCTCTTCCATCATGGAGCTCAAGGCCCAGCTCTACCAGTCTCAGGAAGATTCCAAGAAGTCCAAGGACCTCGCCGGCCCCGACGTCGAGTTCCACCGCGCCAAGAAGAAGATCACTGCCCACGATGCCTTCTCCGCCAAGAACTCCGGCGTCGACGCCCGGGCCCACAA GGACAAGCTTGAGCTGAAAGCAGTCAAGGATGGATCAGCCAGCTATGCTGCATTGGAGAAGAAAGCTGCATTGTATGAGAAGCTAGCGAGGGGAGAGCTGTCTGATGAGGAAGAGAAGGAAAAGTATTGTGTGGATTTCTTTGTCAAGAGAAATGAGCAGGACGAGCCGGAGCAGAGTCAGCATCGAGAATCGTCTGTTGTTGCGCCACCGGAGAATCAAGATGGCGAGACAGAACTTTCTATGTTGTTTAGCAAGAAACCTGTGGGGCTTGGGCAAGCAGGTGCTACATGGGACAATGATGAACACAAGCGATTTGTGAG GAGTAGGCCATTTTACTTATATATGTCTGAGCTACTGTCCTATATGTAG
- the LOC126786807 gene encoding urease accessory protein G yields MADHHHHDHDHHHHHDHDHSHGDSAATKSWTGADGKVYHSHDGLAPHSHEPIYSPGFFSRRAPPLLSRDFKERAFTIGIGGPVGTGKTALMLALCKLLRDKYSLAAVTNDIFTTEDGEFLVKHGALPEERIRAVETGGCPHAAIREDISINLGPLEELSNLYKADILLCESGGDNLAANFSRELADYIIYIIDVSGGDKIPRKGGPGITQADLLVINKTDLAQAVGADLAVMERDALRMRDGGPFVFAQVKHGQGVEEIVHHVLQAWERATGMKRH; encoded by the exons ATGGCAGACCACCACCATCATGACCATGATCACCACCATCACCATGATCATGATCACAGCCATGGGGATTCAGCAGCAACAAAGTCATGGACAGGAGCAGATGGGAAGGTGTACCACAGCCATGATGGGCTGGCACCACACTCACATGAACCCATCTACTCTCCTGGTTTCTTCAGCAGAAGAGCGCCACCACTCCTCTCCAGGGATTTCAAGGAAAGGGCTTTCACTATTGGCATTGGAGGACCAGTTGGTACTGG GAAAACTGCTCTGATGTTGGCTCTGTGTAAACTTTTGCGCGACAAGTACAGTCTTGCTGCA GTGACAAATGATATATTCACCACAGAGGACGGCGAGTTTTTGGTCAAGCATGGAGCACTTCCTGAAGAAAGGATACGTGCTGTGGAGACTGGGGGATGCCCTCATGCCGCAATTCGTGAAGACATCAGCATAAATCTAGGCCCTCTTGAGGAGCTTTCTAACTTGTATAAGGCAGACATTCTTCTTTGTGAATCGGGCGGAG ATAATCTGGCTGCAAACTTCAGCAGGGAGCTGGCCGACTATATCATTTACATCATAGATGTATCTGGTGGTGATAAAATTCCACGGAAAGGTGGCCCTGGAATTACTCAAGCTGACCTTCTG GTGATAAACAAGACGGATCTTGCACAAGCAGTTGGAGCTGATTTGGCAGTGATGGAGCGTGACGCTCTTCGAATGCGAGATGGAGGGCCATTTGTCTTTGCTCAG GTGAAGCACGGGCAAGGAGTTGAGGAAATTGTGCACCACGTATTACAGGCTTGGGAACGAGCAACAGGGATGAAGCGCCACTGA
- the LOC126786808 gene encoding cytochrome b561 domain-containing protein At4g18260 isoform X1 produces MQIAYLKKASLAISAYSLLLLPLVVCSSHEDHQSNSTSSQNSIKDNFHKLSPQMTFNVTVHAVLLWFSVGLLMPVGILVIRMSVREEQGTTRAKVLFYFHVIFQIMSVLLATAGAVLSIKNFENSFNNNHQRLGLALYVAIWVQALTGLFRPHRGKKERSVWYIVHWMLGTVITLVGIINIYTGLNAYHKRTKRSSGLWTILFTAELSVIAVYYLFQDKRDYIQSQGVVLGNDLNLAIRLLDQELAQRQNQRELMPQQPCGKQNALKKLFD; encoded by the exons ATGCAAATTGCTTATCTCAAAAAAGCTTCTCTAGCTATTTCTGCatattctcttcttcttcttccattaGTAGTTTGCTCATCTCATGAAGATCATCAGTCCAATTCCACCAGCAGTCAAAACAGCATTAAAGACAACTTTCACAAG TTGAGTCCTCAGATGACCTTTAATGTTACAGTTCATGCAGTTCTCTTATGGTTTTCTGTGGGTCTCTTAATGCCTGTTGGAATACTTGTTATCAGAATGTCTGTTAGAGAAGAACAAGGGACAACAAGGGCCAAAGTTCTCTTCTATTTCCATGTAATTTTTCAG ATAATGTCGGTGCTTCTTGCCACAGCTGGAGCTGTGTTGTCGATCAAAAACTTTGAGAACTCATTCAACAACAACCACCAAAGATTAGGCCTAGCACTTTATGTTGCCATCTGGGTTCAAGCCTTGACTGGATTGTTCAGGCCTCACAG GGGAAAGAAGGAAAGAAGTGTGTGGTACATAGTGCATTGGATGCTTGGAACAGTGATAACACTAGTGGGAATTATTAACATATACACAGGACTAAATGCATACCACAAGAGGACTAAGAGAAGCTCAGGGCTCTGGACTATCCTTTTCACAGCAGAGTTATCTGTCATAGCTGTTTACTATCTATTCCAAGACAAAAGAGATTACATACAAAGCCAAGGAGTTGTTTTAGGCAATGATCTCAATCTTGCAATCAGGCTTTTAGATCAAGAACTTGCTCAAAGGCAAAACCAAAGGGAGTTGATGCCTCAGCAACCATGTGGCAAACAAAATGCACTCAAGAAATTGTTTGACTAA
- the LOC126786808 gene encoding cytochrome b561 domain-containing protein At4g18260 isoform X2, with amino-acid sequence MQIAYLKKASLAISAYSLLLLPLVVCSSHEDHQSNSTSSQNSIKDNFHKLSPQMTFNVTVHAVLLWFSVGLLMPVGILVIRMSVREEQGTTRAKVLFYFHIMSVLLATAGAVLSIKNFENSFNNNHQRLGLALYVAIWVQALTGLFRPHRGKKERSVWYIVHWMLGTVITLVGIINIYTGLNAYHKRTKRSSGLWTILFTAELSVIAVYYLFQDKRDYIQSQGVVLGNDLNLAIRLLDQELAQRQNQRELMPQQPCGKQNALKKLFD; translated from the exons ATGCAAATTGCTTATCTCAAAAAAGCTTCTCTAGCTATTTCTGCatattctcttcttcttcttccattaGTAGTTTGCTCATCTCATGAAGATCATCAGTCCAATTCCACCAGCAGTCAAAACAGCATTAAAGACAACTTTCACAAG TTGAGTCCTCAGATGACCTTTAATGTTACAGTTCATGCAGTTCTCTTATGGTTTTCTGTGGGTCTCTTAATGCCTGTTGGAATACTTGTTATCAGAATGTCTGTTAGAGAAGAACAAGGGACAACAAGGGCCAAAGTTCTCTTCTATTTCCAT ATAATGTCGGTGCTTCTTGCCACAGCTGGAGCTGTGTTGTCGATCAAAAACTTTGAGAACTCATTCAACAACAACCACCAAAGATTAGGCCTAGCACTTTATGTTGCCATCTGGGTTCAAGCCTTGACTGGATTGTTCAGGCCTCACAG GGGAAAGAAGGAAAGAAGTGTGTGGTACATAGTGCATTGGATGCTTGGAACAGTGATAACACTAGTGGGAATTATTAACATATACACAGGACTAAATGCATACCACAAGAGGACTAAGAGAAGCTCAGGGCTCTGGACTATCCTTTTCACAGCAGAGTTATCTGTCATAGCTGTTTACTATCTATTCCAAGACAAAAGAGATTACATACAAAGCCAAGGAGTTGTTTTAGGCAATGATCTCAATCTTGCAATCAGGCTTTTAGATCAAGAACTTGCTCAAAGGCAAAACCAAAGGGAGTTGATGCCTCAGCAACCATGTGGCAAACAAAATGCACTCAAGAAATTGTTTGACTAA